Proteins from a genomic interval of Treponema succinifaciens DSM 2489:
- a CDS encoding GerMN domain-containing protein translates to MSEKNAKKKRTGIGLALWLLAALLILIIFLINQDKIASNLKATGFFSKTGLKTPEFVEKAEVKSSSVADKNEVAPIETIEIDLNGVGSHVEEKNIQSEVQENIYENIKAQNDAAKKQQEAAVEEKINSKTEKKESAQKPEEKETTVRKEVSVKTAPKTSSMKLKLYFMTINSDGSVSRKEIIREMKKSDSPLMDAVNALIKGPVASEENSGCRSLVSENTRLIGASVKNGTATLNFSGDFEFNKYGIEGLRGQLQQIVFTATAFPTVENVQFLVDGEKKEYLGSEGVWIGTPLNRNSF, encoded by the coding sequence ATGTCGGAAAAAAATGCAAAGAAAAAGAGAACGGGAATCGGGCTTGCACTTTGGCTTTTGGCTGCTCTGCTCATTCTTATAATTTTCCTTATAAATCAAGACAAAATTGCAAGCAACTTAAAGGCGACTGGTTTTTTCAGCAAGACAGGCTTAAAGACTCCTGAATTTGTAGAAAAGGCGGAAGTGAAAAGCTCTTCTGTTGCTGACAAAAATGAAGTTGCTCCTATTGAAACTATTGAAATTGACTTGAACGGCGTTGGCTCTCATGTTGAAGAGAAAAATATTCAGTCAGAAGTTCAGGAAAATATATACGAAAACATAAAGGCGCAGAATGACGCTGCAAAAAAACAGCAGGAAGCCGCAGTTGAAGAAAAAATAAATTCCAAAACAGAAAAGAAAGAATCCGCGCAAAAACCAGAAGAAAAAGAAACTACAGTAAGAAAAGAGGTTTCTGTAAAAACCGCGCCCAAAACTTCCAGCATGAAGCTCAAACTTTATTTTATGACAATAAACAGCGACGGTTCAGTTTCAAGAAAAGAAATTATCCGCGAAATGAAAAAATCCGACAGTCCGCTTATGGACGCGGTAAACGCTTTGATAAAAGGACCTGTTGCTTCCGAAGAAAATTCCGGTTGCCGTTCGCTCGTTTCTGAAAACACAAGACTTATCGGTGCTTCTGTAAAAAACGGAACTGCCACCTTGAATTTTAGCGGAGACTTTGAATTCAACAAGTACGGAATTGAAGGGTTGCGCGGACAGCTTCAGCAGATTGTATTTACTGCGACCGCATTCCCTACTGTTGAAAATGTTCAGTTTTTGGTGGACGGCGAAAAGAAAGAATATCTTGGCAGCGAAGGCGTTTGGATTGGCACTCCGCTGAACCGCAACAGTTTTTAG
- a CDS encoding methyl-accepting chemotaxis protein produces the protein MEDTKSEKLSTVFDGLIQDYESLHSSLNEIYNESQNIRILSFNSSIEAARAGTVGKGFRVIANEIKNISEKNDTQNQTCQKVVDQIEIKMHKLIGIRTAEMAFDTIDKVDRNLFERYCDVQAWATFGKIIDCLANPTEEKRISAEHTIESLVRIYEVYHDILLTDTSGIVVCVGVNKNLRGRSMQNTKWFKETSESQSTTYSDMYYSESVKDWTVSYSCPVRAQDGTIVGIISTRFNWKFILNIISSAKVSHSGEIFIINSDGLVIASKNKDEILKRRLTDWEAFEHISQGQKMGFYTNKTSRALEVFGYSKTPGYNSYKGKEWSVVIKENY, from the coding sequence ATGGAAGACACAAAATCAGAAAAGCTAAGCACAGTTTTTGACGGGCTTATTCAAGACTACGAATCATTGCACAGCTCGCTCAATGAAATATACAACGAGTCGCAAAACATAAGAATTCTTTCGTTTAACTCTTCAATTGAAGCGGCAAGAGCCGGAACAGTCGGAAAAGGATTCCGCGTAATTGCAAACGAAATTAAAAACATATCCGAAAAAAACGACACGCAAAATCAGACATGCCAAAAAGTCGTTGACCAGATTGAAATAAAAATGCACAAGTTGATTGGAATAAGAACTGCGGAAATGGCGTTCGACACAATCGACAAAGTCGACCGAAACCTTTTTGAGCGTTACTGCGATGTTCAAGCCTGGGCAACATTCGGAAAAATAATCGACTGCCTTGCAAATCCCACTGAAGAAAAAAGAATTTCAGCAGAACACACAATAGAAAGTCTTGTAAGAATTTATGAAGTTTACCATGATATTCTTCTTACGGACACAAGCGGAATTGTTGTATGCGTAGGTGTAAATAAAAATTTACGCGGACGTTCAATGCAGAACACAAAATGGTTCAAGGAAACATCTGAATCACAAAGTACAACTTATTCAGATATGTATTACTCTGAATCGGTAAAAGACTGGACAGTTTCGTACAGTTGTCCTGTGCGCGCCCAAGACGGAACAATTGTCGGAATAATTTCAACAAGGTTCAACTGGAAATTCATACTGAACATAATTTCAAGCGCGAAAGTTTCCCATTCAGGCGAAATATTCATAATAAATAGTGACGGACTTGTAATAGCTTCAAAAAACAAGGATGAAATTTTAAAACGGCGGCTTACAGACTGGGAAGCATTTGAGCATATTTCGCAAGGACAAAAAATGGGATTCTATACAAACAAAACCAGCAGAGCGCTTGAAGTTTTTGGATATTCAAAAACGCCCGGCTACAATTCCTACAAAGGCAAAGAATGGTCTGTTGTGATAAAAGAAAATTATTGA